A single Brienomyrus brachyistius isolate T26 chromosome 11, BBRACH_0.4, whole genome shotgun sequence DNA region contains:
- the dus2 gene encoding tRNA-dihydrouridine(20) synthase [NAD(P)+]-like isoform X1: MTQAAQRLCFHGKMALAPMVRVGTLPMRLLALDYGADIVYCEELIDIKMAQCQRVKNEVLDTVDFVAPDERVMFRTCQREKDFVVFQMGTADPERALAVARLVENDVAAIDVNMGCPKEYSTKGGMGAALLSDPDKIEAILSALVKGVSKPVTCKIRILPSLEETVQLVKRIEKTGVSAIAVHGRKKEERPQHPVHCDFIQAVVDAVSIPVLASGGSLDLVKSYGDIEAFRESTRASSVMLARAAMWNPSIFRPQGMLSLEEVMEAYIHHAVRYENHVSNTKYCLCQMLREKMESPLGKQLHAAQTTAEICEAFDMEDFYNETQAWMKARKEVLSSGLNGQDADFPVLDGDVITLPVKFIRREYRPQITPKVCLLEWSRRERLDQPVYDTTQRPLDRAFQSTVTVGGKKYRSTMWEKSKKFAEQAAAVVCLRVLGEPEGRSEGEAIAPGSKRKREVGLDHGDRDSDQITANGLCGVSDSGSQKRRPSKSQSDSPKEVRPGCTT, encoded by the exons ATGACccaagcagcacagaggctctgTTTCCATGGCAAGATGGCTTTGGCTCCCATGGTACGTGTCGGGACGTTGCCCATGCGCCTGCTGGCTCTCGACTACGGGGCTGACATTGTGTACTGTGAG GAGCTCATCGACATCAAGATGGCGCAGTGCCAGCGAGTAAAGAACG AGGTCTTGGACACAGTAGATTTTGTGGCCCCGGATGAGAGGGTCATGTTCCGCACCTGCCAGAGAGAGAAGGATTTTGTTGTCTTTCAGATG GGCACCGCTGACCCTGAGAGAGCACTGGCTGTAGCTCGGCTTGT GGAGAATGACGTGGCTGCCATTGACGTCAACATGGGCTGCCCAAAAGAGTACTCTACCAAG GGGGGAATGGGAGCTGCCCTTCTGTCTGACCCAGACAAGATCGAAGCT ATCCTCAGTGCCCTCGTCAAGGGAGTATCCAAGCCTGTGACATGCAAAATCCGAATTCTGCCATCA CTGGAAGAGACTGTTCAGTTGGTTAAGCGGATTGAGAAGACGGGTGTGTCTGCCATCGCTGTGCACGGCAG GAAGAAGGAGGAGAGGCCTCAGCACCCCGTCCACTGTGATTTCATCCAGGCCGTGGTGGACGCGGTGTCCATTCCTGTCCTCGCCAG tgGGGGCTCTCTTGACCTGGTAAAAAGTTACGGCGATATCGAGGCCTTCCGGGAATCCACAAGGGCGTCCTCGGTCATGCTGGCACGGGCCGCTATGTGGAACCCTTCGATATTCCGCCCCCAGGGGATGCTGTCCCTGGAGGAGGTCATGGAGGCGTACATCCATCAT GCCGTGCGCTACGAGAACCACGTCTCTAACACCAAATACTGCCTGTGCCAGATGCTGAGGGAGAAGATGGAGTCCCCTCTGGGAAAGCAGCTTCACGCTGCCCAGACCACCGCTGAAATCTG TGAAGCCTTTGACATGGAGGACTTCTACAATGAGACACAGGCCTGGATGAAGGCCCGGAAGGAGGTCCTCAGCTCTGGCCTAAACGGCCAGGATGCAGATTTCCCTGTTCTGGATGGTGATGTCATCACCCTGCCCGTGAAGTTCATCAG AAGGGAGTACCGGCCCCAGATCACGCCCAAGGTGTGCCTGCTGGAGTGGAGCCGGCGGGAGAGGCTGGACCAGCCGGTGTATGACACG ACACAGCGTCCCCTAGACAGGGCCTTCCAGTCCACAGTTACAGTTGGTGGGAAGAAGTACAGGTCAACCATGTG GGAGAAGTCAAAGAAGTTTGCTGAGCAGGCAGCTGCCGTGGTGTGCCTCCGTGTTTTGGGGGAGCCTGAGGGGCGGAGCGAGGGGGAGGCGATCGCACCTGGCAGCAAGCGGAAGAGGGAGGTCGGGTTAGACCATGGGGACAGGGACAGCGACCAGATTACAGCCAACGGGCTCTGCGGCGTTTCAGACTCCGGCAGCCAGAAGCGACGTCCTTCCAAAAGCCAGTCTGACAGCCCAAAGGAGGTCCGACCTGGCTGTACCACATAG
- the ddx28 gene encoding probable ATP-dependent RNA helicase DDX28 produces the protein MQSSGVCSSAFRCMSRLVLSTNALSFSRTLEASAFRYSSQSASETANTGQPVVIRIPRRIQERIEHVKQIKRKSNQRVITSKPGKLLIKSKDPRFNQSAGYTLGKFQQPVLASKGWKHNKSFGDYFTINSTQEVPPCITESKQEETEHTVKKTFNSFKLCPEIVEFLQNNNIIYPTTVQQKTIPKLLRGHNILCAAETGSGKTLGYLLPIVEKLQADSGTAEFESDPHIRSVILVPSRELAEQVTSVAKALASLFDLKVKVVGGGRGIGNIKVAFKNGPPDILVATPGALYKALRRRCLDMTLLSFLVIDEADTMFDPSFSGLVESILTYVRVASSPSETVGPGHKAQLAVVGATFPGGVGEVLSQVTDLGSVLTVRSRMLHFLMPHVKQTFLKVRGADKLLELHQELKKTREGLGVLVFCNSSATVNWLGYTLEDLGVRHVRLQGEMPAPMRAGIFQSFQKGLVDVLVCTDIASRGLDTQRVGVVVNYDFPESHTDYIHRAGRVGRAGSGSDGAVLSFVTHPWDVELVQAIETAARRRISLPGMEKTIHEPAPRLIPDDCH, from the coding sequence ATGCAGTCTTCGGGCGTTTGTTCCTCGGCTTTCCGTTGCATGTCGAGGCTTGTGCTAAGTACAAATGCACTGTCATTTTCAAGAACTTTGGAAGCCTCGGCTTTCCGTTACAGCTCCCAGTCAGCCAGTGAAACTGCAAATACGGGACAGCCTGTGGTAATCCGCATACCTCGACGAATACAGGAGCGAATCGAACACGTAAAGCAGATTAAGCGGAAAAGCAACCAGAGAGTCATAACAAGTAAACCTGGTAAGCTCCTAATAAAGAGCAAGGACCCTAGATTCAACCAGTCCGCAGGCTACACGCTTGGAAAATTCCAGCAGCCAGTTCTTGCTTCTAAAGGATGGAAACACAATAAGTCGTTCGGCGATTACTTCACAATAAACTCCACTCAGGAGGTCCCACCATGCATCACAGAATCTAAGCAAGAAGAGACGGAGCATACGGTTAAAAAGACGTTTAATTCCTTTAAACTCTGTCCAGAGATAGTAGAATTTTTGCAAAATAACAATATCATTTATCCAACAACGGTCCAGCAGAAAACTATTCCCAAGCTTCTCCGTGGTCATAATATTCTGTGTGCTGCTGAGACTGGAAGTGGAAAGACACTCGGCTATTTACTTCCTATAGTTGAAAAATTGCAGGCAGACAGTGGGACTGCTGAATTTGAGTCTGATCCTCATATTCGTTCTGTAATCCTTGTGCCTTCCAGAGAGCTTGCAGAACAGGTGACATCTGTAGCCAAGGCTCTTGCAAGCCTCTTTGACTTGAAGGTCAAGGTAGTAGGTGGTGGAAGAGGTATAGGTAACATCAAAGTGGCCTTCAAGAATGGGCCACCAGACATTTTAGTAGCTACACCGGGTGCCCTCTACAAAGCATTAAGGAGACGCTGTTTGGACATGACTTTGCTTAGCTTCCTTGTGATTGATGAAGCTGATACCATGTTCGACCCTAGCTTCTCCGGCTTAGTAGAGAGTATTCTCACGTATGTTCGGGTGGCATCCAGTCCTTCAGAAACAGTGGGGCCAGGTCATAAGGCTCAGCTGGCTGTGGTGGGTGCAACCTTTCCTGGAGGTGTCGGAGAAGTTCTCAGTCAGGTCACTGATCTGGGCAGCGTGCTCACTGTCCGGAGCCGGATGCTACACTTCCTGATGCCCCATGTGAAGCAGACCTTCTTGAAAGTGAGGGGTGCAGATAAACTACTGGAGCTTCACCAAGAGTTGAAGAAAACACGAGAAGGCTTGGGTGTCCTGGTGTTCTGTAACAGCTCAGCCACCGTCAACTGGCTGGGCTACACCTTGGAGGACTTGGGGGTACGTCACGTGCGGCTCCAAGGGGAGATGCCAGCCCCCATGCGGGCAGGAATCTTCCAGTCGTTCCAAAAGGGGCTGGTGGACGTGCTGGTGTGCACCGACATTGCATCTCGTGGCCTGGACACGCAACGTGTTGGAGTAGTTGTCAACTATGACTTCCCTGAGTCTCACACCGACTACATCCACCGTGCGGGACGTGTGGGACGGGCTGGGAGCGGCTCGGACGGGGCCGTTCTCAGCTTCGTCACCCACCCTTGGGACGTGGAGCTGGTGCAGGCGATTGAGACTGCGGCCCGCAGGAGGATCAGCCTACCTGGAATGGAGAAGACGATCCATGAACCAGCACCCAGACTGATTCCAGACGACTGCCACTGA
- the dus2 gene encoding tRNA-dihydrouridine(20) synthase [NAD(P)+]-like isoform X3, producing MRGSCSAPARERRILLSFRWENDVAAIDVNMGCPKEYSTKGGMGAALLSDPDKIEAILSALVKGVSKPVTCKIRILPSLEETVQLVKRIEKTGVSAIAVHGRKKEERPQHPVHCDFIQAVVDAVSIPVLASGGSLDLVKSYGDIEAFRESTRASSVMLARAAMWNPSIFRPQGMLSLEEVMEAYIHHAVRYENHVSNTKYCLCQMLREKMESPLGKQLHAAQTTAEICEAFDMEDFYNETQAWMKARKEVLSSGLNGQDADFPVLDGDVITLPVKFIRREYRPQITPKVCLLEWSRRERLDQPVYDTTQRPLDRAFQSTVTVGGKKYRSTMWEKSKKFAEQAAAVVCLRVLGEPEGRSEGEAIAPGSKRKREVGLDHGDRDSDQITANGLCGVSDSGSQKRRPSKSQSDSPKEVRPGCTT from the exons ATGAGAGGGTCATGTTCCGCACCTGCCAGAGAGAGAAGGATTTTGTTGTCTTTCAGATG GGAGAATGACGTGGCTGCCATTGACGTCAACATGGGCTGCCCAAAAGAGTACTCTACCAAG GGGGGAATGGGAGCTGCCCTTCTGTCTGACCCAGACAAGATCGAAGCT ATCCTCAGTGCCCTCGTCAAGGGAGTATCCAAGCCTGTGACATGCAAAATCCGAATTCTGCCATCA CTGGAAGAGACTGTTCAGTTGGTTAAGCGGATTGAGAAGACGGGTGTGTCTGCCATCGCTGTGCACGGCAG GAAGAAGGAGGAGAGGCCTCAGCACCCCGTCCACTGTGATTTCATCCAGGCCGTGGTGGACGCGGTGTCCATTCCTGTCCTCGCCAG tgGGGGCTCTCTTGACCTGGTAAAAAGTTACGGCGATATCGAGGCCTTCCGGGAATCCACAAGGGCGTCCTCGGTCATGCTGGCACGGGCCGCTATGTGGAACCCTTCGATATTCCGCCCCCAGGGGATGCTGTCCCTGGAGGAGGTCATGGAGGCGTACATCCATCAT GCCGTGCGCTACGAGAACCACGTCTCTAACACCAAATACTGCCTGTGCCAGATGCTGAGGGAGAAGATGGAGTCCCCTCTGGGAAAGCAGCTTCACGCTGCCCAGACCACCGCTGAAATCTG TGAAGCCTTTGACATGGAGGACTTCTACAATGAGACACAGGCCTGGATGAAGGCCCGGAAGGAGGTCCTCAGCTCTGGCCTAAACGGCCAGGATGCAGATTTCCCTGTTCTGGATGGTGATGTCATCACCCTGCCCGTGAAGTTCATCAG AAGGGAGTACCGGCCCCAGATCACGCCCAAGGTGTGCCTGCTGGAGTGGAGCCGGCGGGAGAGGCTGGACCAGCCGGTGTATGACACG ACACAGCGTCCCCTAGACAGGGCCTTCCAGTCCACAGTTACAGTTGGTGGGAAGAAGTACAGGTCAACCATGTG GGAGAAGTCAAAGAAGTTTGCTGAGCAGGCAGCTGCCGTGGTGTGCCTCCGTGTTTTGGGGGAGCCTGAGGGGCGGAGCGAGGGGGAGGCGATCGCACCTGGCAGCAAGCGGAAGAGGGAGGTCGGGTTAGACCATGGGGACAGGGACAGCGACCAGATTACAGCCAACGGGCTCTGCGGCGTTTCAGACTCCGGCAGCCAGAAGCGACGTCCTTCCAAAAGCCAGTCTGACAGCCCAAAGGAGGTCCGACCTGGCTGTACCACATAG
- the dus2 gene encoding tRNA-dihydrouridine(20) synthase [NAD(P)+]-like isoform X2: MTQAAQRLCFHGKMALAPMVRVGTLPMRLLALDYGADIVYCEELIDIKMAQCQRVKNEVLDTVDFVAPDERVMFRTCQREKDFVVFQMGTADPERALAVARLVENDVAAIDVNMGCPKEYSTKGGMGAALLSDPDKIEALEETVQLVKRIEKTGVSAIAVHGRKKEERPQHPVHCDFIQAVVDAVSIPVLASGGSLDLVKSYGDIEAFRESTRASSVMLARAAMWNPSIFRPQGMLSLEEVMEAYIHHAVRYENHVSNTKYCLCQMLREKMESPLGKQLHAAQTTAEICEAFDMEDFYNETQAWMKARKEVLSSGLNGQDADFPVLDGDVITLPVKFIRREYRPQITPKVCLLEWSRRERLDQPVYDTTQRPLDRAFQSTVTVGGKKYRSTMWEKSKKFAEQAAAVVCLRVLGEPEGRSEGEAIAPGSKRKREVGLDHGDRDSDQITANGLCGVSDSGSQKRRPSKSQSDSPKEVRPGCTT, from the exons ATGACccaagcagcacagaggctctgTTTCCATGGCAAGATGGCTTTGGCTCCCATGGTACGTGTCGGGACGTTGCCCATGCGCCTGCTGGCTCTCGACTACGGGGCTGACATTGTGTACTGTGAG GAGCTCATCGACATCAAGATGGCGCAGTGCCAGCGAGTAAAGAACG AGGTCTTGGACACAGTAGATTTTGTGGCCCCGGATGAGAGGGTCATGTTCCGCACCTGCCAGAGAGAGAAGGATTTTGTTGTCTTTCAGATG GGCACCGCTGACCCTGAGAGAGCACTGGCTGTAGCTCGGCTTGT GGAGAATGACGTGGCTGCCATTGACGTCAACATGGGCTGCCCAAAAGAGTACTCTACCAAG GGGGGAATGGGAGCTGCCCTTCTGTCTGACCCAGACAAGATCGAAGCT CTGGAAGAGACTGTTCAGTTGGTTAAGCGGATTGAGAAGACGGGTGTGTCTGCCATCGCTGTGCACGGCAG GAAGAAGGAGGAGAGGCCTCAGCACCCCGTCCACTGTGATTTCATCCAGGCCGTGGTGGACGCGGTGTCCATTCCTGTCCTCGCCAG tgGGGGCTCTCTTGACCTGGTAAAAAGTTACGGCGATATCGAGGCCTTCCGGGAATCCACAAGGGCGTCCTCGGTCATGCTGGCACGGGCCGCTATGTGGAACCCTTCGATATTCCGCCCCCAGGGGATGCTGTCCCTGGAGGAGGTCATGGAGGCGTACATCCATCAT GCCGTGCGCTACGAGAACCACGTCTCTAACACCAAATACTGCCTGTGCCAGATGCTGAGGGAGAAGATGGAGTCCCCTCTGGGAAAGCAGCTTCACGCTGCCCAGACCACCGCTGAAATCTG TGAAGCCTTTGACATGGAGGACTTCTACAATGAGACACAGGCCTGGATGAAGGCCCGGAAGGAGGTCCTCAGCTCTGGCCTAAACGGCCAGGATGCAGATTTCCCTGTTCTGGATGGTGATGTCATCACCCTGCCCGTGAAGTTCATCAG AAGGGAGTACCGGCCCCAGATCACGCCCAAGGTGTGCCTGCTGGAGTGGAGCCGGCGGGAGAGGCTGGACCAGCCGGTGTATGACACG ACACAGCGTCCCCTAGACAGGGCCTTCCAGTCCACAGTTACAGTTGGTGGGAAGAAGTACAGGTCAACCATGTG GGAGAAGTCAAAGAAGTTTGCTGAGCAGGCAGCTGCCGTGGTGTGCCTCCGTGTTTTGGGGGAGCCTGAGGGGCGGAGCGAGGGGGAGGCGATCGCACCTGGCAGCAAGCGGAAGAGGGAGGTCGGGTTAGACCATGGGGACAGGGACAGCGACCAGATTACAGCCAACGGGCTCTGCGGCGTTTCAGACTCCGGCAGCCAGAAGCGACGTCCTTCCAAAAGCCAGTCTGACAGCCCAAAGGAGGTCCGACCTGGCTGTACCACATAG